A genomic window from Hirundo rustica isolate bHirRus1 chromosome 14, bHirRus1.pri.v3, whole genome shotgun sequence includes:
- the LOC120759442 gene encoding protocadherin beta-15-like isoform X2, producing MAIARQVLCVCAFLSLPHAGAEPIRYSVAEEAESGSLVGKLAEDAGLTPAQLSARRARLVSDDGRQHFRLDRASGRLVVAGRLDREELCGQAASCMLPFELLLAEPLQFFRVEVALEDINDHSPVFPEERVSFEIPETSDPGSRFPLEGAQDLDIGSNSIQAYSISPENEYFRVFYGSRITGKKYLELVLEKHLDREEQAEMSFSLIAVDGGSPPRSGTTEVKIVVLDANDNAPVFTQEEYIGQILENMPEGSVVLTVLATDQDAGVNGDISYQLSQGVGQSDSAFVIDPITGEIKLTKPLDYEAAATHEFSVRARDGGGLSAICKVLVQVVDVNDNAPELVVSSFSSPLPENTVPGTVVALFSVRDRDSGANGKISCALEDQLLFSLRPAYKNYYELVTVSALDHEETAQYVLSVTAADAGSPPLTTTQTFTVDVSDVNDNAPVFSQTSYTMYVRENNVPTVFVGAVSAADADVGLNAKVTYSLAPAQAAERPRCSCISVNSENGHVFVLRPLDYEHLRQTEVTVVASDAGSPLLRANVTVRLVVLDENDNAPLVLYPGQESGAASSELVPVSAEAGYLITKVVAVDADSGQNSWLSYHLLRATEPGLFIVAVQSGEVLRLRRPVTDRDSVKQKLVVLVRDNGQPPLSATAALSALLLKDFSDVRLPHSSVATEEQDGSLTTYLIISLVFVSLLFLISAAVFVARKVCRRKELQAGHVLYGADNLQSGLADAAAAGTLPRAYCYEISLTTGSGNSEFKFLKPILPSLPPQHCATGQGPEEGQDFPCVPVSTEDMAPDNPGTLSARQFNALSFD from the exons atGGCGATCGCAAGGCAAGTGCTTTGTGTCTGTGCTTTCCTCTCGCTGCCGCACGCTGGCGCCGAGCCCATCCGCTACTCCGTAGCCGAGGAGGCGGAAAGCGGCTCCCTGGTCGGCAAGCTGGCCGAGGACGCGGGGCTGACGCCGGCGCAGCTCTCGGCTCGCCGCGCCCGCCTGGTGTCGGACGACGGCCGGCAGCATTTTCGCTTAGACCGCGCCTCCGGCCGCCTCGTCGTGGCGGGGAGGCTGGACCGGGAGGAGCTGTGCGGCCAGGCCGCCAGCTGCATGCTCCCCTTCGAGCTGCTGCTCGCCGAGCCGCTGCAGTTCTTCCGGGTCGAGGTGGCTCTGGAGGACATCAATGATCATTCACCTGTTTTCCCCGAGGAACGAGTCAGTTTTGAAATTCCCGAAACGAGTGACCCGGGTTCGCGTTTCCCCCTGGAGGGGGCTCAGGACCTCGATATTGGCAGCAACAGCATCCAGGCATACAGCATCTCTCCCGAGAATGAATATTTTAGGGTCTTCTATGGAAGCCGGATTACAGGCAAGAAGTATCTCGAACTGGTTTTGGAAAAGCATCTTGATagagaggagcaggcagagatgaGTTTCAGTCTCATTGCCGTGGATGGGGGCTCTCCTCCCAGGAGTGGTACCACCGAAGTTAAAATTGTTGTTCTAGATGCAAATGACAATGCTCCCGTCTTCACGCAGGAGGAGTACATAGGGCAGATTTTGGAGAACATGCCAGAAGGCTCTGTGGTTCTGACTGTGCTGGCCACTGACCAGGATGCAGGAGTTAATGGGGACATTTCCTATCAACTGAGCCAAGGAGTGGGACAGAGTGACTCAGCATTTGTGATTGATCCCATAACTGGAGAAATTAAACTCACAAAACCTCTGGACTACGAGGCAGCAGCAACTCATGAGTTCAGTGTAAGAGCCAGAGATGGAGGGGGCCTTTCAGCAATCTGCAAGGTGTTGGTGCAGGTGGTGGATGTGAATGACAATGCCCCAGAGCTGGTGGTCAGTTCCTTCAGCAGTCCTCTCCCCGAGAACACAGTGCCCGGCACAGTGGTTGCCCTGTTCTCGGTCAGGGACCGGGATTCTGGTGCCAACGGGAAGATCTCGTGTGCCCTGGAGGATCagctcctcttctccctgcgGCCAGCCTATAAGAATTACTACGAGCTGGTGACAGTGAGCGCGCTGGACCACGAGGAGACGGCTCAGTACGTGCTGAGTGTCACAGCAGCAGATGCGGGGTCGCCTCCTCTGACGACCACGCAGACCTTCACCGTGGACGTCTCGGACGTCAACGACAACGCGCCCGTCTTCAGCCAGACGTCCTACACCATGTACGTGCGTGAGAACAACGTCCCCACGGTGTTTGTTGGCGCGGTCAGTGCTGCAGACGCTGACGTGGGGCTCAATGCCAAGGTGACCTATTCCCTGGCCCCAGCGCAGGCGGCAGAGCGGCCCCGGTGCTCCTGCATCTCGGTGAACTCTGAGAACGGACACGTGTTTGTGCTGCGGCCCCTGGACTACGAGCACTTGCGGCAGACCGAGGTGACGGTCGTGGCCTCTGACGCGGGCTCTCCTCTGCTCAGAGCCAACGTCACCGTGCGCCTCGTCGTGCTGGACGAGAATGACAACGCGCCGCTGGTGCTGTACCCAGGCCAGGAGAGCGGCGCGGCGTCCAGCGAGCTGGTGCCCGTGTCGGCTGAGGCGGGCTACCTCATCACCAAAGTGGTGGCTGTCGACGCCGACTCCGGCCAGAACTCCTGGCTCTCCTACCACCTGCTGAGGGCCACCGAGCCCGGGCTGTTCATCGTGGCTGTCCAAAGCGGGGAGGTGc tgcGTCTGAGGAGGCCggtgacagacagggacagCGTCAAGCAGAAGCTCGTTGTCCTGGTCCGAGACAACGGCCAGCCCCCGCTGTCAGCCACCGCAGCTCTGAGCGCGCTCCTGCTCAAGGACTTCTCAGACGTGCGCCTCCCGCACAGCAGCGTGGCCACGGAGGAGCAGGACGGCTCCCTGACCACCTATTTAATCATCTCCCTGGTCTTTGTCtcactcctcttcctcatctccGCCGCGGTCTTTGTGGCTCGCAAGGTGTGCAGGAGAAAGGAGCTGCAGGCCGGCCATGTGCTGTATGGTGCCGACAACTTGCAGAGCGGCCTGGCCGATGCAGCCGCTGCAGGGACCCTGCCCCGCGCCTACTGCTACGAGATCAGCCTCACAACGGGCTCGGGCAACAGCGAGTTCAAATTCCTCAAGCCCAtcctccccagcctgccaccACAGCACTGTGCCACGGGCCAGGGCCCCGAGGAGGGACAGGAtttcccctgtgtccctgtcagCACAGAGGACATGGCACCAGACAATCCTGGGACTCTCTCTGCACGACAGTTCAACGCTCTTTCCTTCGACTAG
- the LOC120759442 gene encoding protocadherin beta-15-like isoform X3, with protein MAIARQVLCVCAFLSLPHAGAEPIRYSVAEEAESGSLVGKLAEDAGLTPAQLSARRARLVSDDGRQHFRLDRASGRLVVAGRLDREELCGQAASCMLPFELLLAEPLQFFRVEVALEDINDHSPVFPEERVSFEIPETSDPGSRFPLEGAQDLDIGSNSIQAYSISPENEYFRVFYGSRITGKKYLELVLEKHLDREEQAEMSFSLIAVDGGSPPRSGTTEVKIVVLDANDNAPVFTQEEYIGQILENMPEGSVVLTVLATDQDAGVNGDISYQLSQGVGQSDSAFVIDPITGEIKLTKPLDYEAAATHEFSVRARDGGGLSAICKVLVQVVDVNDNAPELVVSSFSSPLPENTVPGTVVALFSVRDRDSGANGKISCALEDQLLFSLRPAYKNYYELVTVSALDHEETAQYVLSVTAADAGSPPLTTTQTFTVDVSDVNDNAPVFSQTSYTMYVRENNVPTVFVGAVSAADADVGLNAKVTYSLAPAQAAERPRCSCISVNSENGHVFVLRPLDYEHLRQTEVTVVASDAGSPLLRANVTVRLVVLDENDNAPLVLYPGQESGAASSELVPVSAEAGYLITKVVAVDADSGQNSWLSYHLLRATEPGLFIVAVQSGEVHELRPVTDRDSVKQKLVVLVRDNGQPPLSATAALSALLLKDFSDVRLPHSSVATEEQDGSLTTYLIISLVFVSLLFLISAAVFVARKVCRRKELQAGHVLYGADNLQSGLADAAAAGTLPRAYCYEISLTTGSGNSEFKFLKPILPSLPPQHCATGQGPEEGQDFPCVPVSTEDMAPDNPGTLSARQFNALSFD; from the exons atGGCGATCGCAAGGCAAGTGCTTTGTGTCTGTGCTTTCCTCTCGCTGCCGCACGCTGGCGCCGAGCCCATCCGCTACTCCGTAGCCGAGGAGGCGGAAAGCGGCTCCCTGGTCGGCAAGCTGGCCGAGGACGCGGGGCTGACGCCGGCGCAGCTCTCGGCTCGCCGCGCCCGCCTGGTGTCGGACGACGGCCGGCAGCATTTTCGCTTAGACCGCGCCTCCGGCCGCCTCGTCGTGGCGGGGAGGCTGGACCGGGAGGAGCTGTGCGGCCAGGCCGCCAGCTGCATGCTCCCCTTCGAGCTGCTGCTCGCCGAGCCGCTGCAGTTCTTCCGGGTCGAGGTGGCTCTGGAGGACATCAATGATCATTCACCTGTTTTCCCCGAGGAACGAGTCAGTTTTGAAATTCCCGAAACGAGTGACCCGGGTTCGCGTTTCCCCCTGGAGGGGGCTCAGGACCTCGATATTGGCAGCAACAGCATCCAGGCATACAGCATCTCTCCCGAGAATGAATATTTTAGGGTCTTCTATGGAAGCCGGATTACAGGCAAGAAGTATCTCGAACTGGTTTTGGAAAAGCATCTTGATagagaggagcaggcagagatgaGTTTCAGTCTCATTGCCGTGGATGGGGGCTCTCCTCCCAGGAGTGGTACCACCGAAGTTAAAATTGTTGTTCTAGATGCAAATGACAATGCTCCCGTCTTCACGCAGGAGGAGTACATAGGGCAGATTTTGGAGAACATGCCAGAAGGCTCTGTGGTTCTGACTGTGCTGGCCACTGACCAGGATGCAGGAGTTAATGGGGACATTTCCTATCAACTGAGCCAAGGAGTGGGACAGAGTGACTCAGCATTTGTGATTGATCCCATAACTGGAGAAATTAAACTCACAAAACCTCTGGACTACGAGGCAGCAGCAACTCATGAGTTCAGTGTAAGAGCCAGAGATGGAGGGGGCCTTTCAGCAATCTGCAAGGTGTTGGTGCAGGTGGTGGATGTGAATGACAATGCCCCAGAGCTGGTGGTCAGTTCCTTCAGCAGTCCTCTCCCCGAGAACACAGTGCCCGGCACAGTGGTTGCCCTGTTCTCGGTCAGGGACCGGGATTCTGGTGCCAACGGGAAGATCTCGTGTGCCCTGGAGGATCagctcctcttctccctgcgGCCAGCCTATAAGAATTACTACGAGCTGGTGACAGTGAGCGCGCTGGACCACGAGGAGACGGCTCAGTACGTGCTGAGTGTCACAGCAGCAGATGCGGGGTCGCCTCCTCTGACGACCACGCAGACCTTCACCGTGGACGTCTCGGACGTCAACGACAACGCGCCCGTCTTCAGCCAGACGTCCTACACCATGTACGTGCGTGAGAACAACGTCCCCACGGTGTTTGTTGGCGCGGTCAGTGCTGCAGACGCTGACGTGGGGCTCAATGCCAAGGTGACCTATTCCCTGGCCCCAGCGCAGGCGGCAGAGCGGCCCCGGTGCTCCTGCATCTCGGTGAACTCTGAGAACGGACACGTGTTTGTGCTGCGGCCCCTGGACTACGAGCACTTGCGGCAGACCGAGGTGACGGTCGTGGCCTCTGACGCGGGCTCTCCTCTGCTCAGAGCCAACGTCACCGTGCGCCTCGTCGTGCTGGACGAGAATGACAACGCGCCGCTGGTGCTGTACCCAGGCCAGGAGAGCGGCGCGGCGTCCAGCGAGCTGGTGCCCGTGTCGGCTGAGGCGGGCTACCTCATCACCAAAGTGGTGGCTGTCGACGCCGACTCCGGCCAGAACTCCTGGCTCTCCTACCACCTGCTGAGGGCCACCGAGCCCGGGCTGTTCATCGTGGCTGTCCAAAGCGGGGAGGTGc acgaatt GAGGCCggtgacagacagggacagCGTCAAGCAGAAGCTCGTTGTCCTGGTCCGAGACAACGGCCAGCCCCCGCTGTCAGCCACCGCAGCTCTGAGCGCGCTCCTGCTCAAGGACTTCTCAGACGTGCGCCTCCCGCACAGCAGCGTGGCCACGGAGGAGCAGGACGGCTCCCTGACCACCTATTTAATCATCTCCCTGGTCTTTGTCtcactcctcttcctcatctccGCCGCGGTCTTTGTGGCTCGCAAGGTGTGCAGGAGAAAGGAGCTGCAGGCCGGCCATGTGCTGTATGGTGCCGACAACTTGCAGAGCGGCCTGGCCGATGCAGCCGCTGCAGGGACCCTGCCCCGCGCCTACTGCTACGAGATCAGCCTCACAACGGGCTCGGGCAACAGCGAGTTCAAATTCCTCAAGCCCAtcctccccagcctgccaccACAGCACTGTGCCACGGGCCAGGGCCCCGAGGAGGGACAGGAtttcccctgtgtccctgtcagCACAGAGGACATGGCACCAGACAATCCTGGGACTCTCTCTGCACGACAGTTCAACGCTCTTTCCTTCGACTAG
- the LOC120759442 gene encoding protocadherin beta-15-like isoform X1, whose protein sequence is MAIARQVLCVCAFLSLPHAGAEPIRYSVAEEAESGSLVGKLAEDAGLTPAQLSARRARLVSDDGRQHFRLDRASGRLVVAGRLDREELCGQAASCMLPFELLLAEPLQFFRVEVALEDINDHSPVFPEERVSFEIPETSDPGSRFPLEGAQDLDIGSNSIQAYSISPENEYFRVFYGSRITGKKYLELVLEKHLDREEQAEMSFSLIAVDGGSPPRSGTTEVKIVVLDANDNAPVFTQEEYIGQILENMPEGSVVLTVLATDQDAGVNGDISYQLSQGVGQSDSAFVIDPITGEIKLTKPLDYEAAATHEFSVRARDGGGLSAICKVLVQVVDVNDNAPELVVSSFSSPLPENTVPGTVVALFSVRDRDSGANGKISCALEDQLLFSLRPAYKNYYELVTVSALDHEETAQYVLSVTAADAGSPPLTTTQTFTVDVSDVNDNAPVFSQTSYTMYVRENNVPTVFVGAVSAADADVGLNAKVTYSLAPAQAAERPRCSCISVNSENGHVFVLRPLDYEHLRQTEVTVVASDAGSPLLRANVTVRLVVLDENDNAPLVLYPGQESGAASSELVPVSAEAGYLITKVVAVDADSGQNSWLSYHLLRATEPGLFIVAVQSGEVVTVRLRRPVTDRDSVKQKLVVLVRDNGQPPLSATAALSALLLKDFSDVRLPHSSVATEEQDGSLTTYLIISLVFVSLLFLISAAVFVARKVCRRKELQAGHVLYGADNLQSGLADAAAAGTLPRAYCYEISLTTGSGNSEFKFLKPILPSLPPQHCATGQGPEEGQDFPCVPVSTEDMAPDNPGTLSARQFNALSFD, encoded by the exons atGGCGATCGCAAGGCAAGTGCTTTGTGTCTGTGCTTTCCTCTCGCTGCCGCACGCTGGCGCCGAGCCCATCCGCTACTCCGTAGCCGAGGAGGCGGAAAGCGGCTCCCTGGTCGGCAAGCTGGCCGAGGACGCGGGGCTGACGCCGGCGCAGCTCTCGGCTCGCCGCGCCCGCCTGGTGTCGGACGACGGCCGGCAGCATTTTCGCTTAGACCGCGCCTCCGGCCGCCTCGTCGTGGCGGGGAGGCTGGACCGGGAGGAGCTGTGCGGCCAGGCCGCCAGCTGCATGCTCCCCTTCGAGCTGCTGCTCGCCGAGCCGCTGCAGTTCTTCCGGGTCGAGGTGGCTCTGGAGGACATCAATGATCATTCACCTGTTTTCCCCGAGGAACGAGTCAGTTTTGAAATTCCCGAAACGAGTGACCCGGGTTCGCGTTTCCCCCTGGAGGGGGCTCAGGACCTCGATATTGGCAGCAACAGCATCCAGGCATACAGCATCTCTCCCGAGAATGAATATTTTAGGGTCTTCTATGGAAGCCGGATTACAGGCAAGAAGTATCTCGAACTGGTTTTGGAAAAGCATCTTGATagagaggagcaggcagagatgaGTTTCAGTCTCATTGCCGTGGATGGGGGCTCTCCTCCCAGGAGTGGTACCACCGAAGTTAAAATTGTTGTTCTAGATGCAAATGACAATGCTCCCGTCTTCACGCAGGAGGAGTACATAGGGCAGATTTTGGAGAACATGCCAGAAGGCTCTGTGGTTCTGACTGTGCTGGCCACTGACCAGGATGCAGGAGTTAATGGGGACATTTCCTATCAACTGAGCCAAGGAGTGGGACAGAGTGACTCAGCATTTGTGATTGATCCCATAACTGGAGAAATTAAACTCACAAAACCTCTGGACTACGAGGCAGCAGCAACTCATGAGTTCAGTGTAAGAGCCAGAGATGGAGGGGGCCTTTCAGCAATCTGCAAGGTGTTGGTGCAGGTGGTGGATGTGAATGACAATGCCCCAGAGCTGGTGGTCAGTTCCTTCAGCAGTCCTCTCCCCGAGAACACAGTGCCCGGCACAGTGGTTGCCCTGTTCTCGGTCAGGGACCGGGATTCTGGTGCCAACGGGAAGATCTCGTGTGCCCTGGAGGATCagctcctcttctccctgcgGCCAGCCTATAAGAATTACTACGAGCTGGTGACAGTGAGCGCGCTGGACCACGAGGAGACGGCTCAGTACGTGCTGAGTGTCACAGCAGCAGATGCGGGGTCGCCTCCTCTGACGACCACGCAGACCTTCACCGTGGACGTCTCGGACGTCAACGACAACGCGCCCGTCTTCAGCCAGACGTCCTACACCATGTACGTGCGTGAGAACAACGTCCCCACGGTGTTTGTTGGCGCGGTCAGTGCTGCAGACGCTGACGTGGGGCTCAATGCCAAGGTGACCTATTCCCTGGCCCCAGCGCAGGCGGCAGAGCGGCCCCGGTGCTCCTGCATCTCGGTGAACTCTGAGAACGGACACGTGTTTGTGCTGCGGCCCCTGGACTACGAGCACTTGCGGCAGACCGAGGTGACGGTCGTGGCCTCTGACGCGGGCTCTCCTCTGCTCAGAGCCAACGTCACCGTGCGCCTCGTCGTGCTGGACGAGAATGACAACGCGCCGCTGGTGCTGTACCCAGGCCAGGAGAGCGGCGCGGCGTCCAGCGAGCTGGTGCCCGTGTCGGCTGAGGCGGGCTACCTCATCACCAAAGTGGTGGCTGTCGACGCCGACTCCGGCCAGAACTCCTGGCTCTCCTACCACCTGCTGAGGGCCACCGAGCCCGGGCTGTTCATCGTGGCTGTCCAAAGCGGGGAGGT ggtaacagtgcGTCTGAGGAGGCCggtgacagacagggacagCGTCAAGCAGAAGCTCGTTGTCCTGGTCCGAGACAACGGCCAGCCCCCGCTGTCAGCCACCGCAGCTCTGAGCGCGCTCCTGCTCAAGGACTTCTCAGACGTGCGCCTCCCGCACAGCAGCGTGGCCACGGAGGAGCAGGACGGCTCCCTGACCACCTATTTAATCATCTCCCTGGTCTTTGTCtcactcctcttcctcatctccGCCGCGGTCTTTGTGGCTCGCAAGGTGTGCAGGAGAAAGGAGCTGCAGGCCGGCCATGTGCTGTATGGTGCCGACAACTTGCAGAGCGGCCTGGCCGATGCAGCCGCTGCAGGGACCCTGCCCCGCGCCTACTGCTACGAGATCAGCCTCACAACGGGCTCGGGCAACAGCGAGTTCAAATTCCTCAAGCCCAtcctccccagcctgccaccACAGCACTGTGCCACGGGCCAGGGCCCCGAGGAGGGACAGGAtttcccctgtgtccctgtcagCACAGAGGACATGGCACCAGACAATCCTGGGACTCTCTCTGCACGACAGTTCAACGCTCTTTCCTTCGACTAG
- the LOC120759442 gene encoding protocadherin beta-15-like isoform X4 — translation MAIARQVLCVCAFLSLPHAGAEPIRYSVAEEAESGSLVGKLAEDAGLTPAQLSARRARLVSDDGRQHFRLDRASGRLVVAGRLDREELCGQAASCMLPFELLLAEPLQFFRVEVALEDINDHSPVFPEERVSFEIPETSDPGSRFPLEGAQDLDIGSNSIQAYSISPENEYFRVFYGSRITGKKYLELVLEKHLDREEQAEMSFSLIAVDGGSPPRSGTTEVKIVVLDANDNAPVFTQEEYIGQILENMPEGSVVLTVLATDQDAGVNGDISYQLSQGVGQSDSAFVIDPITGEIKLTKPLDYEAAATHEFSVRARDGGGLSAICKVLVQVVDVNDNAPELVVSSFSSPLPENTVPGTVVALFSVRDRDSGANGKISCALEDQLLFSLRPAYKNYYELVTVSALDHEETAQYVLSVTAADAGSPPLTTTQTFTVDVSDVNDNAPVFSQTSYTMYVRENNVPTVFVGAVSAADADVGLNAKVTYSLAPAQAAERPRCSCISVNSENGHVFVLRPLDYEHLRQTEVTVVASDAGSPLLRANVTVRLVVLDENDNAPLVLYPGQESGAASSELVPVSAEAGYLITKVVAVDADSGQNSWLSYHLLRATEPGLFIVAVQSGEVRSLRPVTDRDSVKQKLVVLVRDNGQPPLSATAALSALLLKDFSDVRLPHSSVATEEQDGSLTTYLIISLVFVSLLFLISAAVFVARKVCRRKELQAGHVLYGADNLQSGLADAAAAGTLPRAYCYEISLTTGSGNSEFKFLKPILPSLPPQHCATGQGPEEGQDFPCVPVSTEDMAPDNPGTLSARQFNALSFD, via the exons atGGCGATCGCAAGGCAAGTGCTTTGTGTCTGTGCTTTCCTCTCGCTGCCGCACGCTGGCGCCGAGCCCATCCGCTACTCCGTAGCCGAGGAGGCGGAAAGCGGCTCCCTGGTCGGCAAGCTGGCCGAGGACGCGGGGCTGACGCCGGCGCAGCTCTCGGCTCGCCGCGCCCGCCTGGTGTCGGACGACGGCCGGCAGCATTTTCGCTTAGACCGCGCCTCCGGCCGCCTCGTCGTGGCGGGGAGGCTGGACCGGGAGGAGCTGTGCGGCCAGGCCGCCAGCTGCATGCTCCCCTTCGAGCTGCTGCTCGCCGAGCCGCTGCAGTTCTTCCGGGTCGAGGTGGCTCTGGAGGACATCAATGATCATTCACCTGTTTTCCCCGAGGAACGAGTCAGTTTTGAAATTCCCGAAACGAGTGACCCGGGTTCGCGTTTCCCCCTGGAGGGGGCTCAGGACCTCGATATTGGCAGCAACAGCATCCAGGCATACAGCATCTCTCCCGAGAATGAATATTTTAGGGTCTTCTATGGAAGCCGGATTACAGGCAAGAAGTATCTCGAACTGGTTTTGGAAAAGCATCTTGATagagaggagcaggcagagatgaGTTTCAGTCTCATTGCCGTGGATGGGGGCTCTCCTCCCAGGAGTGGTACCACCGAAGTTAAAATTGTTGTTCTAGATGCAAATGACAATGCTCCCGTCTTCACGCAGGAGGAGTACATAGGGCAGATTTTGGAGAACATGCCAGAAGGCTCTGTGGTTCTGACTGTGCTGGCCACTGACCAGGATGCAGGAGTTAATGGGGACATTTCCTATCAACTGAGCCAAGGAGTGGGACAGAGTGACTCAGCATTTGTGATTGATCCCATAACTGGAGAAATTAAACTCACAAAACCTCTGGACTACGAGGCAGCAGCAACTCATGAGTTCAGTGTAAGAGCCAGAGATGGAGGGGGCCTTTCAGCAATCTGCAAGGTGTTGGTGCAGGTGGTGGATGTGAATGACAATGCCCCAGAGCTGGTGGTCAGTTCCTTCAGCAGTCCTCTCCCCGAGAACACAGTGCCCGGCACAGTGGTTGCCCTGTTCTCGGTCAGGGACCGGGATTCTGGTGCCAACGGGAAGATCTCGTGTGCCCTGGAGGATCagctcctcttctccctgcgGCCAGCCTATAAGAATTACTACGAGCTGGTGACAGTGAGCGCGCTGGACCACGAGGAGACGGCTCAGTACGTGCTGAGTGTCACAGCAGCAGATGCGGGGTCGCCTCCTCTGACGACCACGCAGACCTTCACCGTGGACGTCTCGGACGTCAACGACAACGCGCCCGTCTTCAGCCAGACGTCCTACACCATGTACGTGCGTGAGAACAACGTCCCCACGGTGTTTGTTGGCGCGGTCAGTGCTGCAGACGCTGACGTGGGGCTCAATGCCAAGGTGACCTATTCCCTGGCCCCAGCGCAGGCGGCAGAGCGGCCCCGGTGCTCCTGCATCTCGGTGAACTCTGAGAACGGACACGTGTTTGTGCTGCGGCCCCTGGACTACGAGCACTTGCGGCAGACCGAGGTGACGGTCGTGGCCTCTGACGCGGGCTCTCCTCTGCTCAGAGCCAACGTCACCGTGCGCCTCGTCGTGCTGGACGAGAATGACAACGCGCCGCTGGTGCTGTACCCAGGCCAGGAGAGCGGCGCGGCGTCCAGCGAGCTGGTGCCCGTGTCGGCTGAGGCGGGCTACCTCATCACCAAAGTGGTGGCTGTCGACGCCGACTCCGGCCAGAACTCCTGGCTCTCCTACCACCTGCTGAGGGCCACCGAGCCCGGGCTGTTCATCGTGGCTGTCCAAAGCGGGGAGGTGcgtt cgct GAGGCCggtgacagacagggacagCGTCAAGCAGAAGCTCGTTGTCCTGGTCCGAGACAACGGCCAGCCCCCGCTGTCAGCCACCGCAGCTCTGAGCGCGCTCCTGCTCAAGGACTTCTCAGACGTGCGCCTCCCGCACAGCAGCGTGGCCACGGAGGAGCAGGACGGCTCCCTGACCACCTATTTAATCATCTCCCTGGTCTTTGTCtcactcctcttcctcatctccGCCGCGGTCTTTGTGGCTCGCAAGGTGTGCAGGAGAAAGGAGCTGCAGGCCGGCCATGTGCTGTATGGTGCCGACAACTTGCAGAGCGGCCTGGCCGATGCAGCCGCTGCAGGGACCCTGCCCCGCGCCTACTGCTACGAGATCAGCCTCACAACGGGCTCGGGCAACAGCGAGTTCAAATTCCTCAAGCCCAtcctccccagcctgccaccACAGCACTGTGCCACGGGCCAGGGCCCCGAGGAGGGACAGGAtttcccctgtgtccctgtcagCACAGAGGACATGGCACCAGACAATCCTGGGACTCTCTCTGCACGACAGTTCAACGCTCTTTCCTTCGACTAG